The Arachis duranensis cultivar V14167 chromosome 2, aradu.V14167.gnm2.J7QH, whole genome shotgun sequence genome has a window encoding:
- the LOC107475812 gene encoding uncharacterized protein LOC107475812, with protein MVLDSCNWSLVISKLEHLDIGSKEVQWLMSNRDKYRFTSLKQLYLQDWQSDHDETLYCFLHTIPNLQIFELRGNHNIREFVPSGNTAPKQRLGTVLLLKELTLNAHNMEDIGFERDPALQRSLHLLVLIDCRRLRRLAHSSVSFTHLTYLQVSRCYELKTLMTCSTAKSLVQLTTLKVQYCLQLNEIVTKDEQENDEGIKIVFANLITIQLTRLSNLTSFCSNSNCEFSVPLLEKLTLKYCPKMKTFTAKHIAAPKLQNVLATESGEKEKAYWKGDLNATVQMVFADKVHLELSNHSELKQVWHDKTLVQVNRFQNVKSLVVKGCSDIVHVIPFHLLHCFKNLEDLQVSDCNEVQVIFNLDDSSNKVTKAMGMTRLKKLSLKNLPNLEHVWNTDPKGIIHLQTLKDLNVDGCDSLEYVFLSSMAKDLVILENLSIKNCEQLECHCSNTFIGDYTNFNFRS; from the exons ATGGTCTTGGATAGCTGTAATTGGAGTTTG GTAATTTCCAAGTTGGAGCATCTGGATATCGGCTCAAAAGAAGTGCAGTGGTTAATGAGCAACAGAGACAAGTACCGCTTTACCTCTTTGAAACAACTTTACTTGCAGGATTGGCAGAGTGATCATGACGAGACTCTATACTGCTTCCTCCACACCATTCCTAATCTACAAATCTTTGAATTGAGAGGTAATCATAACATTAGAGAGTTCGTGCCAAGTGGAAACACCGCACCGAAGCAAAGATTGGGAACCGTATTACTTCTTAAGGAATTAACTTTGAATGCACATAATATGGAGGATATTGGATTTGAAAGAGATCCTGCTCTTCAGAGATCACTGCACCTCTTGGTCTTAATAGATTGTCGCAGATTGAGGAGGTTGGCACATTCCTCGGTGTCCTTCACTCACTTGACATACTTGCAAGTGTCGCGGTGTTATGAATTGAAAACTCTAATGACATGCTCAACAGCAAAGAGCTTGGTTCAACTCACCACCTTGAAGGTACAGTATTGTCTTCAATTAAATGAAATAGTTACCAAGGATGAGCAGGAAAATGACGAGGGGATTAAAATTGTCTTTGCCAACTTGATAACTATACAACTGACACGACTAAGCAACCTCACAAGTTTCTGTAGCAACTCGAATTGTGAGTTTTCGGTGCCATTGTTGGAAAAGTTGACTCTGAAATATTGCCCCAAGATGAAAACGTTCACCGCAAAGCACATAGCAGCACCCAAGCTACAAAACGTACTTGCCACTGAAAGTGGTGAAAAAGAGAAAGCGTATTGGAAAGGTGACTTGAATGCCACCGTTCAAATGGTGTTTGCAGATAAG GttcatttggagctttccaaTCACTCAGAGCTAAAACAAGTATGGCATGACAAAACCTTGGTGCAAGTGAACAGGTTTCAGAATGTAAAATCTTTGGTTGTGAAGGGATGTAGTGATATTGTACATGTAATTCCATTTCATTTGCTTCATTGCTTTAAGAATTTGGAAGATCTGCAAGTATCCGATTGCAATGAAGTGCAGGTCATCTTTAATCTGGATGACAGTAGCAATAAGGTGACAAAAGCAATGGGGATGACTCGTTtgaaaaaattatctttaaagaATCTACCAAATTTGGAACATGTATGGAATACAGATCCTAAAGGAATTATTCACCTTCAAACTCTGAAAGATTTGAATGTTGATGGATGTGATAGTCTTGAATATGTGTTTCTATCATCCATGGCTAAAGATCTTGTCATACTGGAAAatctttcaataaaaaattgtgAACAGTTG GAGTGCCACTGCTCAAATACTTTTATCGGGGACTACACAAACTTCAATTTCCGAAGCTAA